From one Chloroflexota bacterium genomic stretch:
- a CDS encoding aldehyde dehydrogenase codes for MAGPRDPHALGLADWVSRARDLRPHTLAVIDGASVAATSGRTYRDMTARDGTAIAEVAECDEEDVERAVQAARRAFDDGRWTDLAPADRKRLLLRFAELVGRDLEYLALVEALDCGKPIHDTLNVDAAKPPAVLAWYAEAIDKRYGEVGPTGPDALSLVTREPLGVVATIVPWNYPLIISAWKIGAALAAGNTVILKPASQSPLSAIRLGELALEADLPPGVLNVLPGPGARIGRALARHPGVDRIAFTGSTEVGKSLLRDIGETDVKSIGLELGGKSPQVVLADVASVDAAASAIGWGIFYNAGQTCNAGSRLIVHRSVRDAVVSKVAALGLALAPGDPLDPATRLGAMVDRDQLERVLGYVALGEREGARVELGGTQVREATGGFYLPPTILGGVRNEMRVAREEIFGPVLTVIEFDDEAEALALANDSPYGLAAAVWTRDIAKAHRMARRLRAGTVWVNTFDSADHTVPFGGYGQSGFGRDKSLHALDDYSQLKTTWIDLTEQ; via the coding sequence ATCGCCGGCCCGCGGGATCCACATGCGCTCGGTCTTGCCGACTGGGTCAGCCGGGCGCGGGACCTCCGGCCGCACACGCTCGCGGTCATCGACGGGGCGTCCGTCGCCGCCACCTCGGGCCGCACGTATCGCGATATGACGGCACGGGACGGCACGGCGATCGCCGAGGTCGCCGAGTGCGACGAGGAGGACGTCGAGCGGGCGGTGCAGGCCGCGCGGAGGGCCTTCGACGACGGCCGCTGGACGGACCTCGCGCCGGCAGATCGGAAGCGACTCCTCCTCCGCTTCGCCGAGCTCGTCGGACGCGATCTCGAGTACCTCGCGCTCGTCGAGGCGCTCGACTGCGGCAAGCCGATCCACGACACGCTGAATGTCGACGCGGCGAAGCCGCCGGCCGTCCTTGCCTGGTACGCGGAGGCGATCGACAAGCGGTACGGCGAGGTGGGCCCGACCGGACCGGATGCGCTGTCGCTCGTCACCCGCGAACCACTCGGCGTCGTGGCGACGATCGTGCCCTGGAACTACCCCCTCATCATCAGCGCCTGGAAGATCGGCGCCGCCCTCGCCGCCGGGAACACGGTCATCCTCAAGCCCGCCTCCCAGTCGCCGCTGTCCGCGATCCGGCTCGGCGAACTCGCCCTGGAGGCCGACCTGCCACCGGGAGTCCTCAACGTCCTCCCGGGTCCCGGTGCGCGGATCGGCCGGGCGCTCGCCCGGCACCCGGGCGTCGACAGGATCGCGTTCACCGGCTCGACGGAGGTCGGGAAGTCGCTCCTCCGGGACATCGGCGAGACGGACGTCAAGAGCATCGGGCTCGAGCTCGGCGGCAAGAGCCCGCAGGTCGTCCTCGCTGACGTCGCAAGCGTCGATGCCGCCGCGTCGGCGATCGGCTGGGGCATCTTCTACAACGCCGGCCAGACGTGCAATGCCGGCTCGCGGCTCATCGTCCATCGGTCCGTCCGCGACGCGGTGGTCTCGAAGGTCGCCGCCCTCGGGCTGGCGCTCGCGCCGGGCGATCCACTCGACCCGGCCACTCGCCTCGGGGCGATGGTCGATCGGGATCAGCTCGAGCGCGTCCTCGGCTACGTCGCCCTCGGCGAGCGGGAGGGCGCGCGCGTCGAGCTCGGCGGAACCCAGGTCCGCGAGGCGACCGGCGGCTTCTACCTCCCCCCGACGATCCTCGGCGGCGTCCGCAACGAGATGCGGGTCGCCCGCGAGGAGATCTTCGGCCCGGTCCTCACGGTCATCGAGTTCGATGACGAGGCCGAGGCGCTCGCGCTCGCGAACGACTCCCCGTACGGGCTCGCCGCAGCCGTCTGGACCCGCGACATCGCGAAGGCGCACCGGATGGCTCGTCGCCTCCGCGCCGGCACGGTCTGGGTGAACACCTTCGACAGCGCCGATCACACGGTCCCCTTCGGTGGCTACGGGCAGTCCGGGTTCGGGCGTGACAAGTCGCTCCACGCACTCGACGACTACAGCCAGCTGAAGACGACGTGGATCGACCTGACGGAGCAGTGA
- a CDS encoding mandelate racemase/muconate lactonizing enzyme family protein produces MRITRIRLDRLVLPLDPAFDAAWDPVPRRSFPATIVRVETDEGIVGLGSGDTMDGFDAYAHLFVGEDPLAVARHVRTLETIDFHAGRYWPLEVALWDIVGQVAGLPIATLFGGATDGLAVYASCGELRSPEARAESALRFCAEGFRALKIRIDRDRLREGMDAVRATRRAVGDSMAIMVDLNQGWRMAGDIDRGLDPAAARSVAAELRELDVLWLEEPLPETDLRGLADLRRAVGIRVAGGEMTRTMAALLAALDADAFDVYQPDVVLAVGMLRARTIAELALARNRWFSPHTWTNGIGLAANLHVAAGVGGGPFLEFPYDPPGWTPERRDFMLAEPLRPGPDGILRVPARPGLGVALDERALGRYAA; encoded by the coding sequence ATGAGGATCACCCGGATCCGGCTCGACCGGCTCGTCCTGCCACTCGATCCCGCCTTCGATGCGGCCTGGGATCCGGTTCCCCGCCGATCGTTCCCGGCGACGATCGTTCGGGTCGAGACGGACGAGGGCATCGTGGGCCTCGGCTCGGGCGACACGATGGACGGCTTCGACGCCTATGCCCACCTGTTCGTCGGCGAGGACCCCCTCGCGGTGGCTCGTCACGTCCGGACCCTCGAGACCATCGACTTCCACGCCGGCCGCTACTGGCCGCTCGAGGTGGCGCTCTGGGACATCGTCGGCCAGGTCGCCGGGCTCCCGATCGCGACGCTCTTCGGCGGTGCGACGGATGGCCTCGCGGTCTACGCGTCGTGCGGCGAGCTGAGGAGCCCCGAGGCGCGGGCCGAGTCGGCGCTGCGGTTCTGCGCCGAGGGATTCCGGGCCCTCAAGATCAGGATCGACCGCGATCGACTCCGTGAAGGGATGGACGCGGTCCGGGCCACCCGGCGAGCCGTCGGCGACTCGATGGCCATCATGGTCGACCTCAACCAGGGCTGGCGGATGGCCGGCGACATCGATCGCGGTCTCGACCCGGCGGCGGCGCGGTCCGTCGCGGCCGAGCTTCGCGAGCTCGATGTCCTGTGGCTCGAGGAGCCCCTCCCGGAGACGGATCTCCGCGGCCTCGCCGATCTCCGGCGGGCGGTCGGCATCCGGGTGGCGGGCGGCGAGATGACGCGGACGATGGCAGCCCTCCTCGCCGCGCTCGATGCCGATGCGTTCGACGTCTATCAGCCCGATGTCGTCCTGGCCGTCGGGATGCTGCGGGCCCGGACGATCGCGGAGCTCGCCCTCGCGCGGAACCGCTGGTTCTCGCCGCACACGTGGACGAACGGGATCGGCCTCGCCGCGAACCTCCACGTCGCGGCGGGCGTCGGCGGGGGACCGTTCCTCGAGTTCCCCTACGATCCGCCCGGCTGGACGCCCGAGCGCCGGGATTTCATGCTCGCCGAACCCCTTCGGCCAGGGCCAGACGGCATCCTCCGGGTCCCTGCACGTCCGGGCCTCGGGGTCGCCCTCGACGAGCGCGCCCTCGGACGGTACGCGGCGTGA
- a CDS encoding trimethylamine methyltransferase family protein yields the protein MTRRRRAGGHAGGERSRLPPQRPWGQPRLRYPPTEVVSADELEAIHNTSLRILEEIGMDFLDAEARDLLAAAGARLEPGSQRVRFDRAMVLERIRSAPSAFTFHARNPDHDLRIGEDFVAFGSVASAPNAFDLDGGRRVGNRTDYRNLIRLAQMLNVVHFIAGYPVEPIDLHPSIRHLEATFDALTLSDKPIHAYSLGRRRNEDCLEMVRIARGVDDAALDREPSIFTVINSSSPLRLDAPMLQGILEFSARNQVIVMTPFTLAGAMAPVTLAGALAQQNAEALAGVVMTQVVRPGSPVVYGGFTSNVDMQSGAPAFGTPEYMRTAMIGGQLARRYGLPYRSSNVSAANSLDAQAAYESVFSLWGATMGGVNFLMHGAGWMEGGLHAGFEKMIIDAELLQMVAAFLDPVVVDDDTLGLDAVREVGPGGHFFGAAHTQARFRTAFHRPMLSDWRNYESWQEAGSPEAAGKANRIVKELLAAYEPPPMDPAVEAELAAFVARRTAEGGVPTDY from the coding sequence GTGACGCGCCGCCGGCGGGCCGGAGGCCACGCCGGCGGCGAACGGAGCCGGCTCCCGCCGCAACGGCCGTGGGGCCAGCCTCGCCTCCGCTATCCGCCGACGGAGGTCGTCTCCGCGGACGAGCTCGAGGCCATCCACAACACGTCGCTGCGGATCCTCGAGGAGATCGGGATGGATTTCCTCGACGCCGAGGCGCGCGACCTCCTCGCTGCCGCCGGCGCCCGCCTGGAGCCCGGTTCGCAGCGCGTCCGATTCGACCGCGCGATGGTCCTCGAACGTATCCGCAGCGCCCCGTCCGCGTTCACCTTCCACGCCCGGAATCCCGACCACGACCTGCGCATCGGCGAGGACTTCGTCGCCTTCGGGTCCGTCGCGAGCGCCCCGAACGCGTTCGACCTCGACGGGGGGCGGCGGGTCGGCAATCGGACCGACTACCGGAACCTCATCCGCCTCGCCCAGATGCTCAATGTCGTGCACTTCATCGCCGGCTACCCCGTCGAGCCGATTGACCTCCATCCGTCGATCCGCCACCTCGAGGCGACGTTCGACGCCCTCACCCTCTCGGACAAGCCGATCCACGCCTACAGCCTGGGACGCCGCCGCAACGAGGACTGCCTCGAGATGGTCCGGATCGCCCGCGGCGTGGACGACGCCGCGCTCGACCGTGAGCCGTCCATCTTCACCGTCATCAACTCCAGCTCGCCGCTCCGGCTCGACGCCCCGATGCTGCAGGGAATCCTCGAGTTCTCGGCCCGCAACCAGGTCATCGTCATGACCCCGTTCACCCTGGCCGGGGCGATGGCACCCGTGACGCTCGCGGGGGCGCTCGCCCAGCAGAACGCGGAGGCGCTCGCCGGCGTGGTCATGACCCAGGTCGTCCGGCCCGGGTCACCGGTCGTCTACGGCGGGTTCACCTCGAACGTCGACATGCAGTCGGGGGCCCCCGCCTTCGGCACGCCGGAGTACATGCGGACGGCCATGATCGGCGGCCAGCTCGCCCGCCGCTACGGCCTGCCCTACCGCTCGTCGAACGTCTCGGCCGCGAACTCGCTCGACGCCCAGGCGGCATACGAGTCCGTCTTCTCCCTGTGGGGCGCGACCATGGGCGGGGTCAACTTCCTCATGCACGGGGCGGGCTGGATGGAGGGCGGCCTCCACGCCGGCTTCGAGAAGATGATCATCGACGCCGAGCTCCTCCAGATGGTCGCCGCCTTCCTCGATCCGGTCGTCGTCGACGACGACACCCTCGGACTCGACGCCGTGCGCGAGGTCGGGCCGGGCGGCCACTTCTTCGGGGCGGCTCACACCCAGGCGCGGTTCAGGACGGCCTTCCACCGGCCCATGCTCTCGGACTGGCGGAACTACGAGTCGTGGCAGGAGGCCGGCAGTCCGGAGGCCGCCGGCAAGGCGAACCGGATCGTCAAGGAGCTCCTCGCGGCCTATGAACCGCCGCCGATGGACCCGGCCGTCGAGGCGGAGCTCGCGGCGTTCGTCGCCCGCCGGACGGCCGAGGGCGGCGTGCCCACCGACTATTAG
- a CDS encoding IclR family transcriptional regulator codes for MVVASPDEPASASASWLTRDFALLDRLADAEAAGETGLGVSALAELSGRDKSQVSRALGRLADAGFVDRDPGTLQYRIGWSVFSLAARAAGGRLLATAVGPMRALSAELGETVHLCVLDGTELVTLRTEAPGHRYRATGWVGSRVPAHGTSAGRALLIDATTPELQRRFAAVTFAPSGPRPRVRDVASLIEAVAAARATGYATVDEEFDAGVAGVSAPIRDFRGAIVAALNVSAPSERLRPHLVAAGERTRAAADGVSRQLGWAGAISFGPIVAGPS; via the coding sequence ATGGTTGTCGCGTCACCCGACGAACCCGCAAGCGCGAGCGCGAGCTGGCTCACCCGCGACTTCGCCCTCCTCGACCGCCTCGCGGACGCCGAGGCCGCCGGCGAGACCGGGCTCGGGGTCTCCGCGCTGGCCGAGCTCAGCGGCCGCGACAAGAGCCAGGTCTCGCGGGCGCTCGGTCGGCTCGCCGACGCGGGCTTCGTCGATCGCGACCCGGGGACGCTCCAGTACCGCATCGGGTGGTCGGTCTTCTCGCTCGCTGCCCGTGCCGCAGGCGGTCGCCTCCTCGCCACGGCGGTCGGGCCGATGCGTGCACTGTCGGCTGAGCTCGGAGAGACGGTCCACCTGTGCGTCCTCGACGGGACGGAGCTCGTGACCCTGCGGACGGAGGCGCCCGGCCATCGCTATCGCGCGACCGGCTGGGTCGGCAGCCGCGTCCCGGCCCATGGCACGTCCGCCGGCCGCGCCCTCCTCATCGATGCGACGACCCCGGAGCTCCAGCGCCGGTTCGCGGCCGTCACGTTCGCCCCGAGCGGACCACGACCGCGCGTCCGCGATGTCGCCAGCCTGATCGAGGCCGTGGCGGCCGCGCGCGCGACCGGCTACGCCACGGTCGACGAGGAGTTCGACGCCGGGGTCGCGGGTGTCTCCGCGCCAATCCGCGACTTCCGGGGGGCGATCGTCGCCGCGCTCAACGTGAGCGCACCCAGCGAGCGCCTCCGTCCCCACCTCGTCGCGGCGGGCGAACGGACGAGGGCAGCCGCCGACGGCGTGAGCCGTCAGCTCGGCTGGGCGGGAGCGATCTCCTTCGGGCCGATCGTCGCCGGTCCGAGCTGA